In the genome of Gemmatimonadota bacterium, one region contains:
- a CDS encoding bifunctional (p)ppGpp synthetase/guanosine-3',5'-bis(diphosphate) 3'-pyrophosphohydrolase: MTNLSPKSLADDPSFDAFLQHALQSRSDHNVELLTRAFHFAKKAHQDHFRKSGQPYIVHALEVGRILIDLNQDTATLVAGVLHDTIAHGTATHAQISRHFGSHIADLVDGVTRIKDLTFQSQEAEQAENFRKMFLSLINDLRVVLIKFCERLHNMRTLDPLPPETRERMARESLDIYAPLAHRLGIARIRWELEDLALKWLEPEAYRAISKKIRLKRREREAYIEEMRVPLQKILKEANIRGEIAGRPKNFFSIHQKMQTRSKAFEDIYDLLAIRILVDTVQECYHVLGMIHSLYTPVMPRFKDFIATPKSNMYQSLHTTVIGPRGLMIEVQIRTHEMHQTAEEGIAAHWLYKEGSPERSELDQHIDGLRNMLEWQGETSDPQEIIEELKVDLFSNEIYVFTPQGDLIQLPDEATPVDFAFAVHTEIGNRCVGARIDSQMVSLSTPLETGQTVEIITSPHQRPHRDWLGFVKSAKARSCIRRVLREWETDQTETFTATIQVTGRDRTNLLSNMTQVMSNLGVPIVGASIETHREEFNNQFQVEIKDADHLEELLQNLRRIPNVMSAYRFEAPPEGSS, translated from the coding sequence CCGCGCCTTTCATTTTGCCAAAAAGGCACATCAGGATCATTTTCGCAAGTCGGGCCAGCCGTATATTGTTCACGCGCTTGAGGTTGGGCGCATTCTTATCGATCTCAATCAGGATACTGCAACTCTGGTGGCTGGTGTTTTGCACGATACCATAGCGCACGGCACAGCAACCCACGCACAAATCTCGCGTCATTTTGGTTCTCATATTGCCGATCTGGTTGACGGTGTGACCCGGATCAAAGATCTGACCTTCCAATCGCAAGAGGCCGAACAAGCTGAGAATTTCCGCAAGATGTTTCTTTCTTTGATCAATGACTTGCGCGTTGTTCTCATTAAGTTTTGCGAGCGTCTGCACAATATGCGTACGCTGGATCCCCTGCCTCCTGAAACGCGCGAGCGCATGGCGCGCGAGAGTCTGGATATTTACGCGCCTCTGGCGCACCGTCTGGGGATTGCGCGCATTCGTTGGGAGCTTGAAGACCTGGCTCTCAAGTGGCTCGAACCCGAAGCCTATCGCGCGATTAGCAAAAAGATCCGTCTTAAGAGACGAGAACGCGAGGCCTATATCGAAGAGATGCGCGTACCGCTGCAAAAAATACTCAAGGAAGCAAATATTCGAGGGGAGATTGCGGGACGTCCCAAGAATTTCTTCAGTATTCACCAGAAGATGCAGACGCGGAGCAAAGCTTTTGAAGATATCTACGATTTGTTAGCTATTCGCATACTGGTCGATACGGTCCAGGAATGTTATCACGTTCTGGGTATGATTCACTCGCTCTATACACCGGTTATGCCCCGGTTTAAGGATTTTATCGCAACGCCCAAGAGCAATATGTATCAATCTTTGCACACGACGGTGATAGGCCCGCGCGGGTTGATGATCGAGGTGCAGATACGCACCCACGAGATGCACCAAACAGCAGAAGAGGGTATTGCAGCACACTGGTTGTATAAAGAGGGGTCTCCAGAAAGGTCGGAACTCGATCAGCACATAGATGGGCTTCGCAATATGCTCGAGTGGCAAGGGGAGACATCAGATCCTCAAGAAATTATCGAAGAACTCAAGGTCGATCTTTTTTCAAATGAGATTTATGTTTTTACGCCCCAGGGCGATTTGATACAACTTCCCGATGAGGCTACACCCGTCGATTTTGCCTTTGCAGTGCATACCGAAATTGGCAACCGCTGCGTGGGCGCCCGCATTGACAGCCAGATGGTGTCACTTTCTACGCCGCTTGAAACAGGGCAGACGGTTGAGATTATTACGTCGCCGCACCAGCGTCCACACCGCGATTGGCTCGGTTTTGTCAAGAGTGCCAAAGCGCGAAGTTGTATTCGACGGGTTCTGCGCGAATGGGAAACCGATCAGACAGAGACTTTTACTGCTACCATCCAGGTCACGGGTAGGGATCGCACCAATTTGTTATCCAATATGACGCAGGTTATGTCTAATCTCGGTGTTCCCATTGTGGGTGCCAGTATCGAGACCCATCGCGAGGAATTTAACAACCAATTCCAGGTGGAGATCAAAGACGCCGATCACCTCGAAGAACTTCTGCAAAATCTCCGCAGGATTCCCAATGTCATGTCTGCTTATCGCTTTGAAGCCCCTCCGGAGGGTTCGTCTTGA